In a single window of the Deinococcota bacterium genome:
- a CDS encoding aminotransferase class III-fold pyridoxal phosphate-dependent enzyme, producing MISKTQEILELEALHHSGLWQPDLALVRGEGVRLWDADGKEYLDCLAGIAVASIGHANPRLVKAIAEQAGKLIVFGQNIGNDTRAAFTDKLFGFVPKPLNRVFLANSGSEVNEAALKWARMATGRSRFVAAMRGFSGRTMGALALTWEKKYREPFEPLGAQADFIPYNNIDKLEAAITEETAAVFLEPVQGEGGINPASREFLRAARELTRERGALLIIDEIQSGVGRTGKFLASEHYGVVGDMVTLAKGLGGGVPIGAL from the coding sequence GAGGCCCTTCACCACTCGGGGCTGTGGCAGCCCGACCTCGCGCTCGTGCGCGGCGAGGGCGTGCGGCTCTGGGACGCCGACGGCAAGGAATATCTGGACTGCCTGGCGGGCATCGCGGTGGCGAGCATCGGCCACGCCAACCCGCGGCTGGTCAAGGCCATCGCTGAGCAGGCGGGCAAGCTCATCGTCTTCGGGCAGAACATCGGCAACGATACCCGCGCGGCCTTCACCGACAAGCTCTTCGGCTTCGTCCCCAAGCCCTTGAACCGCGTCTTTCTCGCCAACTCCGGCTCAGAGGTCAACGAGGCCGCCCTCAAGTGGGCGCGGATGGCGACGGGGCGGTCGCGCTTCGTGGCGGCGATGCGCGGCTTCTCCGGCCGGACGATGGGCGCTTTGGCGCTCACCTGGGAAAAGAAGTACCGCGAGCCCTTTGAGCCGCTCGGCGCGCAGGCGGACTTTATTCCCTATAACAATATTGACAAGCTCGAGGCGGCGATCACCGAGGAGACGGCGGCGGTCTTTTTGGAGCCCGTCCAGGGCGAGGGCGGCATCAATCCGGCGAGCCGGGAGTTTTTGCGGGCCGCTCGTGAGCTGACGCGCGAGCGCGGCGCGCTGCTCATCATCGACGAAATCCAGTCAGGGGTCGGCCGCACCGGCAAGTTTCTGGCCTCGGAGCACTACGGCGTGGTGGGCGATATGGTCACGCTCGCCAAAGGCTTGGGTGGCGGCGTGCCCATCGGCGCGCT